A single genomic interval of Peribacillus sp. FSL H8-0477 harbors:
- a CDS encoding CBS domain-containing protein, which translates to MKAHEIMKSNVLTVQENETVRSVIEKFLENGISGLPVINQKNEIVAYISDGDIMRFIGKHKDIVISSFFFVDVIRGDDEKFEERVKRMMNLNVMEIAQKKVVTVQYNESAENIASILGNKHIKKLPVERDGVLAGIISRGDVVRNAFQSLL; encoded by the coding sequence ATGAAAGCTCATGAAATTATGAAAAGCAATGTATTAACTGTACAGGAAAATGAAACGGTTCGTTCAGTTATTGAAAAATTCTTGGAAAATGGGATTAGCGGTCTTCCCGTTATTAATCAAAAAAATGAAATTGTCGCTTACATAAGCGACGGAGATATTATGCGTTTCATTGGAAAACACAAAGATATCGTCATCAGTTCGTTCTTTTTTGTAGATGTCATAAGAGGCGATGACGAAAAATTCGAAGAACGAGTAAAAAGAATGATGAATCTAAATGTAATGGAAATTGCGCAGAAAAAGGTAGTTACCGTTCAGTATAATGAAAGTGCAGAAAATATTGCTTCCATCCTAGGAAATAAACATATTAAAAAATTACCTGTTGAACGCGACGGGGTATTGGCAGGAATAATCAGCCGTGGAGACGTGGTAAGAAACGCTTTCCAATCACTATTATAA
- a CDS encoding GNAT family N-acetyltransferase, translating to MFSLEAVFKMDCAYLSTFTTKIDTSWGMLFYNENQPNYYDANHAYIQRTCDHPMSVIDEVTSFYQDKGMIPRFYLYNIEQLQAFISVAKAKHYHYEEFNNPVKLWNHKIIEIETNSRVTIEKVTVDNYQEALEIEGSITEFGGMETIKNIFQEQFNHTAFTHYLLRYEGIACSTACIFVDGDQARLESVATLEAYRGKGLIGALIQFIQNEIIKRKIKQLWVFPINETIEKIYQKYGFQTVANLKNGHAYLEGKSIKEIQGG from the coding sequence ATGTTTAGTTTAGAAGCTGTTTTTAAAATGGATTGTGCATATCTCTCTACCTTTACTACAAAAATCGATACGTCGTGGGGAATGCTTTTTTATAATGAAAACCAACCGAATTATTATGATGCGAATCACGCTTATATTCAACGAACATGCGATCATCCAATGTCGGTGATCGATGAAGTTACTAGTTTTTATCAAGACAAAGGAATGATTCCTAGATTCTATCTCTATAATATAGAACAACTTCAAGCTTTTATTTCAGTAGCGAAAGCTAAACATTATCATTATGAAGAATTCAATAATCCCGTAAAGCTATGGAATCATAAAATCATCGAAATCGAGACTAACAGTAGAGTAACGATTGAAAAGGTAACGGTAGATAACTATCAAGAGGCCTTGGAGATTGAAGGGAGTATTACTGAATTTGGCGGGATGGAAACGATTAAAAATATATTTCAAGAACAATTTAATCACACGGCATTTACTCATTATCTGCTTCGTTATGAAGGAATAGCTTGCTCAACTGCCTGTATCTTTGTTGATGGTGATCAAGCTCGTCTTGAAAGTGTAGCGACGCTCGAAGCGTATCGGGGGAAAGGACTCATAGGTGCGCTTATTCAGTTTATCCAAAACGAAATAATAAAGCGGAAAATTAAGCAACTTTGGGTTTTTCCAATCAATGAAACCATTGAGAAAATTTATCAAAAATATGGGTTCCAAACTGTAGCGAACCTGAAAAATGGTCATGCTTATTTAGAGGGAAAAAGTATAAAGGAAATTCAAGGAGGATAA
- a CDS encoding IclR family transcriptional regulator, with product MERENMVKSVSRALDIIAMVSLKKGGLGVTEIANQMDINKSSVYRILSTLVQYGYIEQDIETGRYKLGYAFLTISSQLLESIDLRTEAKPYLQLLENETNEVIHLVVFDQGEVVYIEKLEGNELLRMHSRVGKRAPMHCTSVGKAILANLPKAEAIDILERKGMPRHTDETITDLDQFLEELDAVREQGYALDLEENEHGITCIAAPIFDHSGNVYASVSISGTTERMTKERLNILKTRIIEIGSLISSKLGYKE from the coding sequence ATGGAACGGGAAAATATGGTGAAATCGGTAAGCAGAGCGCTCGATATTATCGCCATGGTCAGTTTAAAAAAAGGCGGCCTCGGGGTTACGGAGATTGCCAATCAGATGGATATTAATAAAAGCTCTGTGTACCGAATTCTTTCAACATTGGTCCAATATGGCTATATCGAACAAGATATCGAAACCGGGCGCTATAAGCTTGGGTATGCCTTTTTAACCATTAGTTCACAGCTATTGGAATCGATTGATCTCAGAACTGAAGCCAAACCATACTTGCAGCTGCTTGAAAATGAAACAAATGAAGTCATTCATCTTGTTGTCTTTGATCAAGGGGAAGTAGTCTATATTGAAAAACTCGAAGGCAATGAACTGCTGCGGATGCATTCAAGGGTTGGAAAACGCGCACCGATGCACTGCACATCTGTCGGGAAAGCGATTCTTGCCAATCTACCAAAAGCGGAAGCCATCGACATTTTAGAGAGAAAAGGAATGCCGCGGCACACAGATGAAACCATTACGGATCTAGATCAGTTTTTGGAAGAGCTGGATGCCGTTAGGGAGCAGGGATATGCCCTTGATTTAGAAGAAAATGAACACGGAATTACATGTATTGCCGCTCCTATTTTTGATCATTCAGGAAACGTCTACGCCAGCGTAAGTATTTCAGGAACGACTGAGCGAATGACAAAGGAGCGCCTGAATATACTCAAAACACGAATCATCGAAATCGGCAGCCTAATCTCTAGTAAGCTGGGTTATAAAGAATAA
- a CDS encoding fumarylacetoacetate hydrolase family protein, whose amino-acid sequence MKFVRFHVNHSEHIGIVENEEINEIQGNLFEQWTYTGDTYSIKEVKLLAPVQPNQVIGIGANYVGNKADLPNELPEIPVFFFKPVSSVIGTGEEIVIPRDIHEVKFESELAVVIGKTAKNIEENEALDYVFGYTIGNDVTAPQYFHRDGHWTIGKSFDSFTPLGPVIETELDPAVVRVEAKVNGVEKQNSPTEYMIIPLKKMIAYLSTVMTLHPGDVILTGSPLGAELIQENDTIECVIHEIGTLRNTLVQAK is encoded by the coding sequence ATGAAGTTTGTTCGTTTTCATGTAAATCATTCAGAGCATATAGGAATCGTAGAGAATGAAGAAATTAACGAAATACAAGGGAATCTATTTGAACAATGGACGTATACCGGTGATACGTATTCGATAAAGGAAGTTAAGCTGCTAGCACCCGTCCAACCCAATCAAGTTATTGGAATCGGTGCGAATTATGTAGGAAACAAAGCGGATCTGCCGAATGAACTACCAGAAATACCGGTGTTTTTCTTTAAACCAGTCTCTTCAGTTATTGGGACTGGAGAGGAAATTGTCATCCCAAGGGATATTCATGAAGTGAAATTCGAGTCTGAACTAGCAGTTGTAATTGGCAAAACGGCAAAAAACATTGAAGAAAATGAAGCATTAGACTATGTATTTGGTTATACCATTGGGAATGATGTTACCGCCCCGCAATACTTTCATCGTGATGGCCACTGGACGATAGGGAAGTCATTTGACAGCTTTACACCGCTGGGTCCAGTGATTGAAACGGAACTAGATCCGGCCGTTGTACGCGTGGAAGCCAAAGTAAACGGGGTTGAAAAACAAAATAGTCCAACAGAGTACATGATTATCCCATTAAAAAAAATGATTGCCTATTTATCAACGGTTATGACCCTTCACCCAGGCGATGTCATTTTGACAGGCAGTCCGTTGGGTGCCGAGCTGATTCAAGAAAACGATACGATTGAATGTGTGATTCATGAAATTGGGACGCTTCGGAATACGTTAGTACAAGCTAAGTAA